Part of the Burkholderia sp. FERM BP-3421 genome, TGCTGTACCTGCGGCAGGTATACCAGCCGACGATGCTGCAGTTCTTCCATATCGACGACGTGCAGCTCGGCTACCTGTATTCGTCGCTCGGCACGATCTTCCTCATCAGCTACCTGCCGAGCGGCTGGCTCGCCGACCGCCTGTCGCCGCGCTGGCTGATCTGCTTCTCGCTGCTCGCGACCGGCGCGCTCGGGCTCGTGTACGCGACCGGGCCGTCGTTCGACACGCTCGTGCTGATCTTCGGCGGCTGGGGGCTGACCACCGGCCTCACGTTCTGGGCGGCCGTGATCAAGCGCGTGAACATGATCGCGGGCCCCGATGAACAGGGCCGCTTCTTCGGGCTGCTCGACGGCGGCCGCGGGCTGGTCGAGGCGCTGCTCGCGACGATCGCGATCACGCTGTTCGCCTACGTGACGCAGGCGCACGGCGGCACCGACGCGGCCGGTTTCAAGCTCGTCGTGCACCTGTACGCAGGCTTCTGCATCACGCTCGGCGTGCTGCTGGCGCTGGTGAAGGATCCGGCGCGCGCGGGCGACCGCGCGACGGCGACGAAGCGCCGAGGCAGCGTGCTGACCGACCTGAAGACGCTCGCGGCGATTCCCGAACTGTGGCTCGTCGCGGCGATCGTGTTCTGCGGCTACCAGGTGTTCTGGGCGACCTACAGCTTCTCCGCCTACCTGCACGAGGGCAATTTCGGGCTCAGCGCGACGGCGGCCGGTTTCATCACCACGCTCAAGCTGTGGATGCGCCCGATCGGCGGCATCGGCGGCGGTTTCCTCGGCGACCGCGTATCGAAGGTGTCCGTGCTGTTCTGGGCGCTCCTGCTCGCCGCGCTGTCGCTGGTCGGGCTGATCGCCGCGCCGCCGCACAGCCCGCAGGCGATGCTCGTCGTGCTCGTGCTGTTCATCGGCATCCTCACCTACGCGATCCGCGGCCTGTACTGGTCGCTGCTCGACGACTGCAAGGTGCCGACGCATTGCGCGGGCCTCGCGATCGGCATGATCTCGGTGCTCGGCTATTCGCCCGACGTATTCGTGCCGCTGATCAACGGCTACGTGACGCAGGCCTATCCGGGCGCGCACGGCTATCAGCTCTATTTCGGTTATATCGCCGCCGTCGCGCTCTGCGGCGCGGGCGCCGCCGCGTTCCTCAAATACCGTCTCAAGGAATCCGCATGAAGATCGTTTCGCTCGAAACCCATATCGTCGCCGTGCCGCCGCCGCATATCGGCGGCATGTACTGGATCTTCGTGAAGCTGAAGACCGACGACGGCATCGAAGGCGTCGGCGAGATCTACTCGGCGACGTTCCATCCGAAAGCGATGGGCCCGATCATCGACGACGTGTTCGACCGCTACCTGCTGAACCACGATCCGCACCACGTCGAGCGGCTGTTCCGCCAGACCTATTCGAGCGGCTTCACGCAGCGGCCCGACCTCACGATGATGGGCGTCGTCAGCGGCCTCGAAATGGCGTGCTGGGACATCATCGGCAAGGCCGCCGGCAAGCCCGTGTACGAACTGCTCGGCGGGAAGATCCACGATCGGCTGCGCTCGTACACCTACCTGTATCCGAAGAACGCGCAGGGCGAATACGACTACGACGATCCCGACCTCGCGGCCGAATGCGCGGCCGAGAACGTGAAGCTCGGCTTCACGGCGGTCAAGTTCGATCCGGCCGGCCCGTATACGGCCTACTCGGGCCACCAGCTGTCGCTCGAAGTGCTGGACCGCTGCGAGCTGTTCTGCCGCCGCGTGCGCGAGGCCGTCGGCAGCAAGGCCGACCTGCTGTTCGGCACGCACGGGCAGATGGTGCCGTCGTCGGCGATCCGGCTCGCGAAACGGCTGGAGAAATACGACCCGCTGTGGTTCGAGGAACCCGTGCCGCCGGGCCAGGAGGAAGCGATCGCGCAAGTCGCGAAGCACACGTCGATTCCGATCGCGACCGGCGAGCGCCTGACGAC contains:
- a CDS encoding MFS transporter; amino-acid sequence: MPTQPSTPLASLAGHAPTHASQDARAQRYLQLLLLVIAAGAIYPMLYLRQVYQPTMLQFFHIDDVQLGYLYSSLGTIFLISYLPSGWLADRLSPRWLICFSLLATGALGLVYATGPSFDTLVLIFGGWGLTTGLTFWAAVIKRVNMIAGPDEQGRFFGLLDGGRGLVEALLATIAITLFAYVTQAHGGTDAAGFKLVVHLYAGFCITLGVLLALVKDPARAGDRATATKRRGSVLTDLKTLAAIPELWLVAAIVFCGYQVFWATYSFSAYLHEGNFGLSATAAGFITTLKLWMRPIGGIGGGFLGDRVSKVSVLFWALLLAALSLVGLIAAPPHSPQAMLVVLVLFIGILTYAIRGLYWSLLDDCKVPTHCAGLAIGMISVLGYSPDVFVPLINGYVTQAYPGAHGYQLYFGYIAAVALCGAGAAAFLKYRLKESA
- a CDS encoding mandelate racemase/muconate lactonizing enzyme family protein, giving the protein MKIVSLETHIVAVPPPHIGGMYWIFVKLKTDDGIEGVGEIYSATFHPKAMGPIIDDVFDRYLLNHDPHHVERLFRQTYSSGFTQRPDLTMMGVVSGLEMACWDIIGKAAGKPVYELLGGKIHDRLRSYTYLYPKNAQGEYDYDDPDLAAECAAENVKLGFTAVKFDPAGPYTAYSGHQLSLEVLDRCELFCRRVREAVGSKADLLFGTHGQMVPSSAIRLAKRLEKYDPLWFEEPVPPGQEEAIAQVAKHTSIPIATGERLTTKYEFHKLLQAGGASILQLNVARVGGLLEAKKIATLAEVHYAQIAPHLYNGPVGAAASIQLATCTPNFLIQESIMTWGGFHSEVVKTPIRWEDGYIVPSNEPGLGIELDMDVVRRHTPYTGERLHLQMGEKPVDVKDLAPAKG